The proteins below come from a single Melitaea cinxia chromosome 9, ilMelCinx1.1, whole genome shotgun sequence genomic window:
- the LOC123656407 gene encoding ribosome biogenesis protein WDR12 homolog, whose amino-acid sequence MAGDTGEAQLQVRFITKQEQYAVSDSPYAIQSNVQPLELNKLLNGLLKESKPSIENKVEFDFLICGELLVTSISECLQDKGLSTEDTLEIEYLERFPAPSPQDCLMHDDWVSAVHTHGNWILSGSYDNSIHIWNTKGQHKLAIPGHTSPVKAISWVSFNGNQAVFASGSHDQSAMLWVWNVSSNSVECVVTCRGHDKGVECLAVSADSKCFATGSWDNNICLWSTSLSDEDNVPAKKKQKPEQGNTREPSTVLKGHREAVSGVQWMDFNTVVSSGWDHLLKIWDCELGGIKQEIAGNKAFFDVDWSPLTSSLITASADRHIRLYDPRSTDSIVKTTFTSHTGWVQSVRWSKTRDTLFLSAGYDGLVKLWETRSPKTPLYDLSGHEDKVLCCDWSNPTFLVTGSCDNTLRIFKSKHATGNA is encoded by the exons atGGCAGGTGATACAGGTGAAGCACAGCTGCAAGTACGATTTATAACTAAACAGGAACA ATATGCAGTATCAGACAGTCCATATGCCATACAAAGTAATGTACAACCTTTAGAATTAAACAAGCTTCTCAATGGACTTTTAAAAGAAAGCAAACCATCAATAGAAAATAAAGTAGAATTCGATTTTCTAATATGTGGCGAGTTATTAGTTACGTCAATCTCAGAGTGTCTGCAAGACAAGGGCCTTTCAACAGAAGACACTCTAGAAATAGAGTATCTAGAACGCTTTCCCGCTCCGAGTCCTCAGGATTGTTTAATGCATGATGATTGGGTGTCAGCAGTTCATACACATGGTAACTG gatATTATCTGGGAGCTATGATAACAGCATTCATATTTGGAACACAAAAGGACAACACAAACTTGCTATACCAGGCCACACATCACCAGTAAAAGCAATTTCTTGGGTATCTTTTAATGGAAATCAGGCAGTATTTGCAAg TGGTTCCCATGACCAGTCAGCAATGTTGTGGGTATGGAATGTATCCAGTAACTCAGTGGAATGTGTGGTTACTTGTCGTGGGCACGACAAGGGTGTTGAATGTTTGGCAGTATCTGCAGATTCGAAATGTTTCGCTACGGGCAGTTGGGACAACAATATCTGCCTTTGGAGTACAA GTCTTTCTGATGAAGATAATGTGCCagcaaaaaaaaagcaaaagcCAGAACAAGGAAATACAAGA gaACCATCAACAGTGCTAAAAGGTCATAGAGAAGCAGTATCAGGAGTACAATGGATGGATTTCAACACTGTCGTGTCTAGTGGGTGGGACCACCTACTTAAAATATGGGATTGTGAACTTGGAGGGATCAAGCAAGAAATAGCAG gcAATAAAGCATTCTTCGATGTTGATTGGTCTCCATTGACCAGTAGCCTCATAACAGCATCAGCAGACAGACATATTCGTCTTTACGACCCTAGGTCCAcag aTAGTATTGTAAAGACGACATTCACGTCACACACGGGATGGGTTCAATCAGTGAGGTGGTCTAAGACTCGAGACACACTATTCCTTTCTGCTGGTTATGACGGATTGGTCAAACTATGGGAGACAAGGAG tccaAAAACACCTTTGTATGATTTAAGCGGACACGAAGATAAAGTTCTGTGTTGTGATTGGTCAAACCCTACGTTCCTTGTGACTGGCTCATGTGACAATACTCTAAGAATATTTAAATCCAAGCATGCTACAGGAAATGCatga
- the LOC123656399 gene encoding protein alan shepard, with the protein MTGGCGATGSRVPTAASPANTASSSSSNSAGGTRSTSLSTAPPPPASSASTTGASGEQLSRTNLYIRGLSQNTTDKDLVQMCQMYGNIISTKAILDKNTNKCKGYGFVDFETIASAEAAVKGLQAKGVQAQMAKVGIWFLRRLNRQQEQDPTNLYMANLPPHFKENDVDQLLAKFGQVVSTRILRDTHGHSKGVGFARMESREKCEQIIQMFNGNPIPGAKEPLLVKFADGGNKKKALYNKQNDNGGRAWRDNNESITQAMSVTGVYASGAGAGGECASVYRGGVYGVAAFHPQLHHHHAAHPAAWLAPYAALIPPAHPAHHAPHAPHAPHPAHIPIDTVPSQYVNWDSLRPENELYYFTSHPYQYFTGPTPPIIQMPMESEHASTAASPDEAYQPYPPPK; encoded by the exons ATGACGGGCGGCTGCGGAGCAACGGGCTCTCGGGTGCCTACAGCGGCGTCGCCGGCTAACACGGCGTCGAGTTCCTCGTCCAATTCGGCTGGCGGGACCCGCTCCACTAGCCTTAGCACGGCGCCCCCGCCTCCCGCCTCGTCCGCATCCACGACTGGTGCTTCCGGCGAGCAACTCAGCCGCACCAACCTGTACATTCGCGGTCTCAGCCAAAACACCACCGATAAGGACCTCGTTCAAATGTGCCAAAT GTATGGCAACATTATTTCAACAAAAGCAATATTGGataaaaatacgaataaatGTAAAG gTTACGGTTTTGTAGATTTTGAAACAATCGCATCAGCGGAGGCTGCTGTTAAAGGATTACAAGCCAAAGGTGTTCAGGCCCAGATGGCTAAAGTGGGTATCTGGTTCCTGCGTAGACTGAACCGT CAACAGGAACAAGACCCCACCAACCTCTACATGGCTAACTTGCCACCGCACTTTAAGGAAAACGATGTGGACCAACTTTTGGCTAAGTTTGGTCAAGTGGTGTCTACGCGGATTCTTAGAGATACCCATGGTCATAGCAAAGGAGTTGGCTTTGCAAGAATGGAGTCTAGAGAAAAATGCGAGCAGATTATCCAA ATGTTTAATGGAAACCCAATACCAGGCGCTAAAGAGCCTTTGCTAGTAAAGTTTGCTGATGGTGGCAATAAGAAAAAGGCTTTATACAATAAGCAAAATGATAATGGCGGCCGAGCATGGCGAGACAATAACGAATCAATCACTCag GCGATGAGCGTAACCGGTGTGTACGCAAGCGGAGCTGGCGCGGGCGGGGAATGTGCGAGCGTGTACCGCGGCGGCGTGTACGGTGTGGCGGCCTTCCACCCGCAGCTGCACCACCACCACGCCGCGCACCCGGCCGCCTGGCTGGCGCCCTACGCCGCGCTCATCCCGCCCGCGCACCCCGCGCACcacgcgccgcacgcgccgcacgcgccgcacCCCGCGCACATACCCATCGACACTGTGCCTAGCCAATAC GTAAACTGGGACAGCTTAAGGCCGGAAAATGAGTTATAC TACTTCACATCGCACCCGTACCAGTACTTCACGGGGCCGACTCCACCCATCATCCAGATGCCGATGGAGAGCGAGCACGCGTCGACCGCGGCGTCACCCGACGAGGCCTACCAGCCGTACCCGCCCCCAAAGTAG